In Oscillatoria sp. FACHB-1406, the DNA window TCGCGCGTATCGACGATGTGATGGGGAATTCCTAACTGTTCGCAGATAAATGCTGCATCCACCATCCCTTCAGAACAGCATTGCCCTTTCCCTTTCATCAACCAAAGGGTTAAACCGATGACTTCGTAACCTTGACGGCGCAAGGTTGCCGCTGCCACCGAACTATCTACGCCTCCCGATAACCCAACAACGACTTTACTCATTTTTTTTCGCAACCCAACGCACTGAAAACCTAAAATTGTCACTATTTACTATGATAGTGCGATCGCTTTATCCAACTGAGGAAAATTATGACTGCGTTATTAATTGTTGGCACGGATACGGATGTTGGTAAAACGATTTTGACGACAGCATTAGCCGCTTACTGGTTTGCCCGTCGATCGCGCGATACCCTCGCCCTCCTCAAATTGATGCAAACCGGAGTTGGCGATTGCGAAACCTACCAGCGCTTATTTGCCCTCTCCCAACCGCCAGAAACATTAGTACCGATACGTTTTGCAGCACCTCTCGCACCGCCCATCGCTGCTGCAAAGGAGGGACGCGCGATCGATTTAGCCCCTGTTTGGCAAACGTTGTGTCGCTTGCAGCAGGATTATGAGTTCGTTCTAGTGGAGGCGTTGGGCGGGTTGGGAACGCCGGTGACGGATGAGTTAATCGTGGCGGATTTGGCGCGAGATTGGCAGTTGGAGGCGGTTTTAGTTGTTCCGGTGCGTTTGGGTGCGATCGCGCAAACGGTTGCAAATGTCGCCCTTGCACGTCAAGCTAAGGTTAAGCTCAAAGGAATTATCCTCAATTGCAATTGTGTCGATGCAGAATCCCGCATTGAGGACTTGACTCCCATCGATTTGATGGAAGCATTAACCCATCTTCCCGTTCTCGGTATCATTCCTTATCTGAACGACATCAATAACTTGACAGAATTAGAAAAATGTGCATCTAATCTCGATTTGGAACGATTGTTACCCGCACCAAAGTATCTTGCATCTCGTGCCTAGGGTTTAGCGATCGCGGCAACCGAAAGGATAATTAGAACGATAAGTGCTGGAACGCTTGCCAAACCAAGGATAGCGGTTATCGCGGATTTGTTCGTAGGCGCGATCGCCCAACCATTTTACCCCCGGCAAGGAACGGTAGAACGCGATCGCACCTTCCCCCATCGGCAGCAAGTTCGCGATTTCCTCCGCCGCATCGCTTCCTTGCCAGCGTCGCGCCGGATCGTTACCATCGATTAAAATCATGCCCATTTCGCAATCTTGCGGCGTAATCCCGAATTTGGTCAACGATTCGCGATCTTGCATCGGAATATAGTCAAATCGTTCGCCTTTATCAAAGTTTTCCAACCATTGCGTAAAGGTCGTACAGAGATTGCAGTTGCCGTCGTAAATAACGTGATAAGTCACGGTTGAATGAGAAATGAAAAAATTAAAATTGCGAAGAACGCATATTTTCTCTATTTTAGCTATATTTGTTACATAATTTCACAAAAAATCCAATTATCGTTCGGGGGACTTCTGAAATAAGGAATCCATAGCATGAGTGCAACTCAAACTTGTCCGGCTTGCCGCGTCTCGATTACCAACGATCTCGTCCATTTTTCTAACGGCAGCCCAGGAACGCGGGCGCGCTTATACGCTCGCGTGTGCCAGTTCGCAGCGCAGCAGGGCTGCATCAATAAAGATCCCGAGAAAATTGGCATGGTAACGGCACAAGACAGTTTTTCACCGGGCAGACCAATCCAGAAACCTTAGTGAGAGTTAGATGGGAGTTCTAGATACCAGGTTTCTGCTTAAAATTTGTGGAGTGGTTTTTAAAAAGCAACTGACAGAAACCTGGTTATTTGTCTATCGTAAAAAATATTACAAGCCTGACTTTCGGTTCTTTTTACCACTTAAAAAGTAGGTTAAAGCAGCGATAACGAGGGCAATACTCACGCCGAAGGGTAAAATATTAGGATTGCCTTCCCATCGTATAGCCTGTCCCAAAAATACGACACTCAAAAGCACGACAACAACGCTCGTAAGTTTGCCTTTGAGGTCATCAATATCGTGAATCTCTAGCCATTCTGGAACCTTAATCCGATCGTCGATAAAAAGTTCGTATAGTCCTAATGCAGTGATATAAAAGACAGTCGCGAGCAAAAACAAATCGATAATTTCAATACAGGATAAAACTAACGTTTTTGCCCCTTTGCTAGAAACCTCACCCTCTGAAAATAAGTGCAGTATTGTTACAACAGTCTGTAAGGCTCCGTAGATCGAAACAGTGAGAGATGCGAGAAACGAACAAATTACTGAAATCAGAACTAATTGTCGGCTCCCTGTCAAAATACGATGGAACATAAGTTTTTGAAACTTTCACTTTCGAGTTATGCAGTTAGCGCAGTAAAGTAACAGCAGCTTTACCCCAATATTAAAAACATTGTACTAGCAGCGTGATTTAAATAAGCTCTAAAGCGAAATTTGGGTAATAGAAATATTGCCGCTGAAACAAACATCGACATCCGTACCGGGGGTGCGATCGCGCAAACCATACTTTCCGGTGTAATGATATAAGTCTCCCTCCCTGCGATACTCAACGGGTAAAGGATCCTTACTCAGCGGACAAAAGACGATTTCCGGTTCTTCCGTACCCGGTTCTAAATGGGGTAAATTGACATTCCAAAAGCTATACGGCGGCAGCGGCAGCGCAAATAACATCTCTAAAACTTTTGTCGCCCGCTGCGTCGCTTCGTCCCAATTGATGCGTAACGGACTTTTAATCCAATGGGAAATCGCAATTCCTGGAATACCGTGGATGGCAGCTTCGCGCACTGCGGCTACCGTACCGGAAATATAAACATCAACGCCTAAGTTCCCACCCGCATTGATTCCCGACAGTACCCAATCGATTTTGGGGACGGTTCTTAAGGCAATGCGCGTGCAATCTGCGGGCGTTCCCCCAACGGCGTATTCAGTGTCCGAGCGTTTTTCTACGGAAATCGGGAGATGCGTCGTAGTTTGGTGTCCGCACCCA includes these proteins:
- the bioD gene encoding dethiobiotin synthase; the protein is MTALLIVGTDTDVGKTILTTALAAYWFARRSRDTLALLKLMQTGVGDCETYQRLFALSQPPETLVPIRFAAPLAPPIAAAKEGRAIDLAPVWQTLCRLQQDYEFVLVEALGGLGTPVTDELIVADLARDWQLEAVLVVPVRLGAIAQTVANVALARQAKVKLKGIILNCNCVDAESRIEDLTPIDLMEALTHLPVLGIIPYLNDINNLTELEKCASNLDLERLLPAPKYLASRA
- a CDS encoding DCC1-like thiol-disulfide oxidoreductase family protein translates to MTYHVIYDGNCNLCTTFTQWLENFDKGERFDYIPMQDRESLTKFGITPQDCEMGMILIDGNDPARRWQGSDAAEEIANLLPMGEGAIAFYRSLPGVKWLGDRAYEQIRDNRYPWFGKRSSTYRSNYPFGCRDR
- a CDS encoding YqhA family protein produces the protein MFHRILTGSRQLVLISVICSFLASLTVSIYGALQTVVTILHLFSEGEVSSKGAKTLVLSCIEIIDLFLLATVFYITALGLYELFIDDRIKVPEWLEIHDIDDLKGKLTSVVVVLLSVVFLGQAIRWEGNPNILPFGVSIALVIAALTYFLSGKKNRKSGL
- the surE gene encoding 5'/3'-nucleotidase SurE; translation: MTLILTNDDGIDAPGIRALHNAIGGKGIFFAPQAQLSGCGHQTTTHLPISVEKRSDTEYAVGGTPADCTRIALRTVPKIDWVLSGINAGGNLGVDVYISGTVAAVREAAIHGIPGIAISHWIKSPLRINWDEATQRATKVLEMLFALPLPPYSFWNVNLPHLEPGTEEPEIVFCPLSKDPLPVEYRREGDLYHYTGKYGLRDRTPGTDVDVCFSGNISITQISL